The nucleotide window CGAGGAGCAGTATTTTACACATACCACCCAAGATTCAAATCATGGAGCTTGACGAGGTACTGATCAAGTTTATGCACGGAAAGGGAAGAGGAAGGGAAAGACATTGGATAATCTTGAGCAAATGTCATAGAGCCTACACGACGTAAACACAGAGCGAAGCTGATTGTGTTCACAATTATCGTATTATGGGGAATCTTATGGCTAACAGCAGtacgatgatagttggtcatacttcttcgAGCAACAGTACGATAATCGATCTTACAATACGGAGCAATAGATCAGTAGCCAAAGTAGAAGTTTTGTTATTCTCTATGTTCTGCATCAATACATGCCACATTCGTCCTTGCCTCAGGAGCCACCTTGGACACGTGGTTCACGATGATCAAACTATAACCACcatcacattgatgcaccaatagcaTATGATGTATCAGCAcattatgtcatgggatcaatttcatgattgagtccaacaaacatatcatattgatatacaaatacataggatcgaggattCTAATCCATCGCTTGTGGAATTCTGTCGTTCTTTTTTATGGTAAGAACAGGTATATTTATCAatcgattacttaattcatttgaatcttaaagttcaagttgtttaaaaaataatataataattcaaattatttctttgtagataattcaatattaacggaaggacgaTCCAAAACATATCACAAAGCTATTCCTCAAAGTCCAAAAAAGATATGTCACTACTCTATCCTAATTTCCAttattttgctaaaattatactaaatttatatttattttcaacttaaaaaccctaatctaactttttttttattttttaggtatTTTGGAGCTATTTTCGATGATTTTGGGTGTACAGTTGGTACACCTCGGTGTACCGATATCTGGTACATTGGTATGCCTTGGTACATACAGTATCGATGCTTGGTTGGTACACCAGTATGGATTGAGAATTTTAGTTATCTTAGTCTCATTAAATTACTAACTTAGGAATATGAGATAGTCCTACACAATGCAAGTTTAATGTCAGATAAATAAACCATGAACATTCTTTCATCAAATAGAAAATGTGTCAGCTTAGAGCTCAATTTCATCCATTAATAGTGTCAACGTAAAAGGGATATTGAAGACTGAAGTATTTATTCTAGAAGCATGATAATAGCTACAAGAGGTCATCCTAAAGAAATAAGAAGATTTAACAATTTTTTGCCAACCTTCATCTTTGCATGTTGAAAAGAGAAGCAAACTTTTGGATAATAAATGGATGCTATTAGAAATTTGGCTAGAGTTTTAATGCTAGTTGACAAAGCCTTTAAAGTATAGGACTCCTCATTTATGGAAGGATTCAACACTTAGTAAATTTTTGCACTTATGGACTTTATTTTTCAAGCTAGTTATCAACACTAGTACGAAAAGGTGTAATCCAACACTTAAGTGTAACATGCCAAACAAAGCTAGCTTGGACACCAATTAGGAGCTTGGGCAATTGACAAGCTGACAACCAATAAGTCCAAGACCATAAAGGGAGGATACAGGATGATGTGAACAATCATGCTGCAATGTTCACCTCAACcgaaaccatttaattctaagaagtttatatcattttatatcaACAATCTTACACCTGACACATATAAAAGTTAAATGCCAATATTATCAGTAATTCTAACATGTCCCACAAAAATTTATGTTGACTATCACGATCCGGCTTAAACTTCAGTAACTAATTTATATATTGTCCACTGTTACAAGGTATGACAGTACTATCAAAGTTCTTATCTGCCTAAGAGCCAATATTACTTTTAGATAGTCTCGGTTGCATATTTACACAAAATTCTAGTCATCCCCAGACACAGTATATCAAGTTTAATGGCCCACATCCAATACATCAGAAAGTGTTGAGGTTCCTGATACTTACAAGGATTAACAAGTTTCAGAAGCAGTCCATTCAAATGTGTCATTTGTAATTGCAGGTGCATAAAGTCCaaatttatttgatgaacaaGAAATCCATGTCAACTAAATCTGTATAGATTAAACTAAACAAATACACTTAGTACAAACTGGATAAATAAACTATCAATAAGTCTTGTTTTAACAAAAATACATAAATGTATGAAAATAATCTTCCATGATTACCGATTCCTCAGAAAGACACAAAATAacatgaatattattaaaaaCAGTTTTCAAGCATGCATATCCAAGTCTAACCAAGTGAACATCATGTACTTACTTTGCCCTGATTGGCAACTTAATGGAAACTATTCCAAAATTTTAGATCAAGCTTCAACCAAAAGATTTCATGAGTATAGAAGCACCAAAAAAGTAGCACGTACCGTGTCCGGTGCTTAAGAGTTGTGTATAAAAGTTTGCAGCATGAAGTGTATAAATCGATAGAGAACTGACGATCAACATTAGAATCATGAACATCATGGAAGGGTCCTGCCTCTGGAATACTAGTAGATAATGAACAGTCATGAGAATCTTTGAGGTGACTGAAGTCCCTGAAAAGTACCATTGGTATCTGCAAACACTGGCTAGCATGGCATGTGTCCATTTGAAATGAATGCTTCCCAGCAATTGTTGTAAGAACCTCAACACACATAAGAACAACTGAACCGGAATCTGGATTAATCTCAGTTTTGTTATAAGGTAACTTCTCTATGTAAAATATTTTTGGCTGCTGGAGGTGCAAAACTATATTGAATAAACAACCCAATAAACTTGAGATATTTTCCTTTATGACTTGCTTTTGTTCTGCAGCCCATACCAGAAAAAAACGAATTATGAATAATTTcatatatgataaatatttttattcaataGCATGTTTATCGATAAGCAACTTattataatatgaatacattttcaAGCAGGGTACTTCATGTGAATGCAACCGCAAATACTTGTTGACTGCCAAATGATGATTTCCATTCTAGGTTAACTAGGAAATCAATCCATCTGTTCGAAAAATTAAATATTCATTTTGCATTGACTGCAGACACTTGTATTCATAGGGAACTCATTCAGGaaaaagaaggggaaaaaaaacATGAGACTATTGCAAAGTACCTGAAACATATTCAAGAACCATATCCAAGCAGTCAATCCCACCTGCCACATTTGGGGAGACTGTCCCTCCATCAAAATTTCCAGTTCTTACTTCATACACCATATGGCAACCTTGCGGTGTTCCAATCAGGGCCCTCTCTATTGCTTGCACAGCTGTCCTCAACTGCAATTTCACCGGTCTTCCAATGAATTTTCTGAATGACAACCGAAGTTGACTTTTGAATTCATTGATGCTGTATTCTCCAACAAGTGATTGCTTCTTATGAACACTCAcatgagtttctctctggagcatTTTTGTATTTGATCCTGTCTCATGAGATGAAAGAGTTGCAGACTTTCCTTGTAGAGAAATGCATTTCCCTATTACTCTCAAATGAATGTCTAGTAACTGTGCATACACATCTTTTGTCAAGGTAGGATCAGACAAGCTGATGTAATTCCCAACAACTTCAAGATATTTCAATGGACCATCTACCCAAACAAAGGTAAATGGATTTGGTCTGCCAACCATTTCTGCTATTCCCTGTAGAATAATATGAGAAGTTTGAACAAGAAGACCCATCGACTTTGATGACAAGTAATAAAAATTGCCATGTGGTTTCAGACTGTTGGAAAATAAAAGCGTACACTTTAGCTTAAGGATAGCTGCAGAAGCCAAAAATAGTTGTCTAACCATGAATGCTAAATGGGGACTTTCACCCTCTAATAAATTTTGTAAGAAAGACCCTCTCAAATTCTGCAGATTAGACAAATCAACATTCTGAACTGCTCTAAAAGCATTAATTACCCACTTCTTGTGGCTATCTGATGATCTTTCCTTCTTTACACTGGAATTCTTAGTGTGTTCATCATCTGACGAGTCTTTGATGTCAATCCTATAACAAGCCGAGCATTTGGATCTTGCTCCTTGCTCTCCAACAGAAAATGGCTCATGATGATGTGAACATCCAGAAGCACTTTCGATGAGTACATTTCTATACAAACTATTATTGTATGGGAGATTATGTGTAGGATGGGTTTCACTGTCTTGTCCATCATCAACAATAAATATACTAATACACGAATAAACAAAATTCTCAAATAGAACAATATAATTGCTCAATCTAGAAAGACAGGAATGGTTGAACCTCAGTGATTGTGATTGTTGTTTGTCAGTAACGTGGTCAATACCTATGCTATCTGACGTAGATGCCAGGCCCCATAGAAACCCTTGTAGGCAAGATATAACACACGATAATTTATTGAGGctcaaaatgttatgatcaattTCTTCTTTGAGTGCATGTCCCATATCCTTCAATATAACAGTTGAATTTCTTATCTGATCTGCCAGTATCTCAGCCAAAAGTTCCAAATATTTCCAGGGTTCAACATTTTCTGAAGTTACAATGTGCTGATCAATTACATTATAAGCATCTTTTCTAGTTTTGTCATAATGTAAAGGGAGCTTCATATGAAGCTTCTCATTATTTATTATAGATTGTAATGCAGTACTCATCAGTTGTTTGCCTACTGTCAAAAATATATAGGATGTGTGATCCACCAAGGAAAATGTCATAGTTTTCATCTGACTGAAATACTTCTCTCCAAAAAATGCATGTGGCAGTCCAACCAATTCATCAGCTGTCTTCAATAACCACAAGATAGTTGAATGATTAAATACAGTCAACAAATATGAGGCCTCTGGGATTTCTGCATTTTCAACAGATGCTACCACAAGATGTTTCATGGCCCGTCGACATGAAATAAACAATCTCCAAAGCTCAAAGAGGTTATCGCCATTGACCAAAGATTCACGACTTGTCAATAAGTTTGATATGACTAACCTAAACCAATGACAGAAACATTAGTACAAAAAATTTTAAAGACCAAGTAGACGAATTAACAAATAAATATTATCAACCAAATTCTAGTTCATTAAGGGTTTATTGATAATCAATAAGCAAATTCCAAACAAACTTGCTATCTGATATATGGATCTTTTCTGCCATCTATTTCTATCAAGGCATCATCACTAACTAATTAGGCTATAAACTCTGTTCTTCTGTGGTTTCTAACATAATTCTTTTAATCTATCGTTCCTTGCAGCACTAGCCTATTTTATCATGCCTCACTTGAGTATAAATTGTATAAATTGAACCATGTCAAATTATTTTCCTCAATAAGAATTAGTATATGATTTGGGAAGATGGATCTTAATACCATTTCAGATGATATTGTGAATTTATATCGGGACTTAGTATATGATGGCTTCCCTTAGCCCAATTTATCATCTAGGATCATCTAATATGGATTTTATGTCAGCTGATCAGTCGTTTAGCACCCCACTGGAGCCCTTCGACACAGTAAAGGAacttcttttacttttttttgtttttgtagtaATTTAAGTTTGTTAAGTTGTAGGTGAGCATCTCAACCTGAATATGGGTAGATCATCTCTTTGAAAATGCTATGGCATGTTGTGATCCtcatttttgtttgttttttatgTTTCCTGATGCAAAATGACAAGATGAATGATCAGACTTTTCTAGTTCTTTTGGctgttttttgtgattcttaattGTGTTGAACTTGTCAGCCTTTGATACATGATTCAAAATGACAAAATCATGTCTTTGATACATGATTTGCACGACAGAGTAACTTGTGACATGACTAACACAAGCATGCACAATGTACGATCACTTGCCAAAGTCTTGCTCGCACATGACCTGGTAATCTTCATTACAAATTGATCAGATATCCCTCTAAGGCATTATGATGCTAATTATCATTAAGACTATCTAACTGACAATTCAAAGTTAAAAATCTAACTGTTTGTGTTTACCAGCATGAATCCTCTCCCACCATTTAAACTCTAACAAGGCTGATGTCTTGTCGTTAGTATAAGGGCCACCACATTCTTCCTTAATGCTGTTAATGGGTCTTGTCTAGTCATCCTTCTCACACGTGACACCTAAAAGTAGACAAGAATTGCTACTACTAGGAGAGCAAAGTCACAACTTTCTAAAAGAAAACATTCAGAATTATTTGTCATGTTTAACACATGGATAAAAAGAACATTATCCAAAAAGAGACAATGCAACAACTAAGCAGATACAAAAACGTATATAAGGAAACAAAATTAAGAGAATATCTACCTTTCAAGATTCAGTATATATGTTGCATAATCTACAAAAGAAGTAGCAGTTACATGAACTCCGGGCATCTTACAGAATAGATATAGTAAATCTTCACAAACTTTGAGTTGCATATGGAACGAAAGACCTGATTGCCTCCCAGAAGGTATTGTACAAGAGATGTCTGAATGGACCAAATTAGATGCTGACAGTGAAGTAGGTAAAGCATGTCTGCCACCCATATCAACTGCTGGCCCTTGAATTAATGTGGTCAAGATCTCCGACCATTCTGATAATGAATACATATCCTTACAGCTTGTGCTATCATGATTTATCAGAAAAGTGAATGATTTCTTCAGAACTTGGCATAACTTTGATGTTAAATGCTTGGACAGAACCTAGACACAAGAGAAAAGGGTAAGATCTCCTGATGCCTCTCAAATTAACACAAGACAGGTATTCTGTGCCATTGGAAGCGAAAAAAATTTAGTGAGAAAAGAAAGTGATTATTTTATTAAGTTCAAAAAAAGAAACCAACTCGATCATTTAAAATCAAGCACAAATGTGTGAATTTGTCTCTCTTCTTATATGTAAGAGTCCAGAATTAAAGAACAATCTTTTCTCCTAGACATTATAGTCAAATGCATTTACTTACAGCTTGTTCATATAGAGCACTGTCGCTGATGAGCTCCAATGCAATTTGGTGCATATCAACTTTGTTGCATAAAGTTTCACCTATGCATGGCTCCCTAACAGGACCTCCGCAAGGCAATGAATACAGTAGCAAATGagataaaaacatcttcagataCTTGTTAGAAGCATGAGAGCACCAAATATTAATATTCTGGCAGAGAAACCTCCAAATTTGAGAAGGCAAAGAATTCTCATCCAAGGTGCCTTCATCTGGAGGCAAACTTTTTACCTCACCAGTTTTAAAGCTCTGGCTGCATATACATTTTCCCTCTGAAGCCAACAATGGCAGATAACCACTTAAGAATTTGGTTACTTTTACTGCCTCCTTCCTGGACGTAGCAATGAGCCGATTCAGTTGCTTGCTTAATTTTTGCATATCAAGATTCTCAAGTGGCACTTGGCTTAATTGTGAGTCCTCTTGCAAGAATTCATATGCTTTAAGCATCCTATCCAAATCATTAAGCCTTTGTATGGCCATGGCATGAAATACATAAACAAGAGGAGCATAAACTGGGGAactgtttgaaaaaaaaacatcAGATAGAGATTGAATAACATCCAGGAGGGAAATGGAAGGTCTAACTATCCAGGAGAAATAACCATCATCCAGAGACTTCCAATTATTCCTCCATTCTATTCCACTACATACATAAAATATGTTCCCAATGGCTTCTGATGCCTTTTTTGCTGAATTAGGTGGCATTAGGCTAATTGATTGCCGGTATAAACTTCTACAGGACGTGTACATACGAAAAAGGAACACAAAAAACCAGGAGATGCTAATTGGTATGCTCTGTGACTCGTTTTGGTGTTCAGGTAACTCATGGTTAGACAATTTTCGCCCTGAAATATAGTGAATAGAACTACTGACACCATCCAATGGATTTTGAACCAAACAACTGAAGCTTGGCCTTATTGATTTCATTAAATTATCAACAGAATTTCCTACTAGAACACTGTTTGTTGATGTAATCATTAGTGAATCCAGTACAATCGTGTATATCTCAGATAGAACTTTTCCCAAAAGTTCTGCTTGCATACCTAAATGCAACATGCAGCTATTTAAGGTACTTGTTTCACCTAAAAATATACCATTACGTACAGAACCATGTTTGATCCATTCTAGTGAATTTGTAATATCTGTATTCAGCTGCAGTATACATCCATTAGCTTGTCGTTCTGGTATTGACTTGATAGAATTAGAAATCGCAAGTCGAAATGAGTCTGACATTAATAGGGCTGTCATTGATTTTAAACATATCTCCGCAGACAGAGGTGAAGAAGCAACGAACACAGATTTACCAGTTGATTCAGCATCACTAGCAACTGCAAAGAGTCTCACAGCTCTACAGAGTgcaaaaatgggactattaacctACAATGATAACATGACTATCAACAAGCATTTTATAAGACCAAAGGCAGGTAAAGATAAccaagaaacaaaaattgttagCAAGAAAGAAACCATGTAAGAACAATATTAGTCAAATGACTTCTACCTCGTTTCTCAATGGCTCATTGAAAGATCTGCTTTGGGAGTGAATAAGTGGTCCACAAAATTAGACATGAAATTAGGTAGCATAACAAGAGCCGAGAAAGGTAACCAGCTGGATAATTATCGTGGATCTATTCCTAAAAGAAAAGTGTTGCTTTCCATAAAATGGTTATATTTTATGACCAACATTAACTTTAAATACTGCTGTCAGTGCTTTACTAGTTAGTGATCCCCTCCCTCGACATTATCTAACAAAAATATTAAGGAAGTCATCAAGCACAACCGATTACACCAGTTTGATGACAATTTACGAGAGATTATTATCTGACATGCAAAAGATGTGCCCCTTCGTACTTCACAGTGAATTTCCTCACCACTGTCCAACAGTATGCACAAAAAATGAGTTACTAATTGCTATACTGCATATGCCATCCAGTTCAAACATCCTGCTTTCTTATTCATGAACTTATTACATTTTGAACACATTAAATCCATGGACCTGGGATTACAATATAACAAGGAGTATCCAGGACATTAGTAGGCTCAAAAATGAAAAAGACGCAAATATgcagaaaggaaaaagaaaagaagagactgAGTTATCAGGAGAAGAACTTGTCACTTAGAACTTAGAAAGTATATCTTCAAACAAATACCGGTAACCGGTAATAATCTTAAGCCAAAAGAAAGCAATTAAAATAATAGCATTGTTCTACAATATAGGGGGTATATATAAGTGATGACAAATAGCCTCAAACTCCAAGTAAATATATTATCTAGAAGAGATTGATTGGCAAAGCTTTAATTTGATAACTCCACATCTCCTTATACGTCCATGGGATTAGTTAAGAACAATGAATCACTCAAAAACCAGATGCATCAAACGTCAGGTTTTGCTTGGAAAGGAAACAAATGTCAAGCAACTCATAGATCACTGGAGaagaaactgcagagaaactcaaatccatttcaaaaaactTCAAGGTCAGGCAACAAAATGTAAATAAACTAGTAGTGAGGCCAACTTCATTTACCAGCAACTCCCCTGATAAAATTTACATTCAGATTATTTTATACATCAAGATGATAATTGCATGACATCAACACAATCAACATTTGGGCACTTCAGCCAAACATTAGGGCATGTTATCGATGCAATCTGACAAAAGTTTAGTAACATTTTTGCAAACAATTGGTAGGAATGAATTGACATGGTTGCATTTGCCATTGAGCATAAATGCAAGATAAATAAACTAcacaatataattttgtaatactTCCTATAGCAGAGGaaagttcttttttttatttggaaGTTCCAAAACTAATGGTAGAAAATGATGACCATGGTATCCCACTAACCTGTCGAAGCTCACCATATATGTTAATTACTTGACAACTGAGTTTCAAAATCCCAGAAACTAACAAAGAACATGGCTTTGTATCAGCCAAAGGCATCTGAACATTCAAGTACGCGAATATCATTAACCATAGTTCCACTAGGTCATTCCCAACAGCCTTATACTCGATTTCCAAAAAATATCCAACTGAAACAAAAATCTCCTTTGCAAGTAGAGGCAAGATTCTTTTAATTCTTACATTGTCCACGTGTAACACTGACAACCAAAATAGATAAATTTTCCCAGAAATATAAACAATTATGTCATAGATGTGTTTCAAAAAGTTAAAATAAGACTCTTCAGATGTGTCTTCTGTGGGCATATATATCTTCTCATCAATAAAAATTGTAAGAGTCTCATTCACGGACTTGAGCATGCAATGACCCTCCACCAACCTGATTTCTAGGAGCTCTTTATCCTGTGAGAGGTCAAGCTCTGCGCACCTTTTACACTCAAGCACTAGAGGCTCTAAGAACTGTGTGAATACTCCAAATAGTGGTTTGCTAGTTTCTTCAGCTTTTTCAGGAATCTCAGTATGCCTTCCTGAAGCATTGTTGACTTTTGATGCCAAACTAGCATTTTTTTTACTCCTAACTTCATTGATGAACAAACAAAGAAGGTACCCAAAGCCACCAAGTGAAACTGCCTTCTTCTCTGCAATCATCTTCTCTAATCTCCGAAAAAAGTGTCTGTGATAGCTCTCATTAATGCCCTTCAATCGTCTGCCCTCCTCTGCATTTGAACTCTTCAAGCATAAAAGCCCGTTAATATGTGCTGGATGAAATACCCCAATAGACAAAACTTCTTTGACAATCCTCAACAGGTTATGCGCTTCTTGGCATTTCCCTTCATTCACTCGTAACTGCAATAAAACTAGCAATTCAAGCAATGGCTCGAGCAACCTATCCACAAAAGCACCAAAGACATTTCTAGGATTCGGGTGAAACCTTAGAAAACCAACAAAGTCCTCAAGAAGAAGACTTGAAAGACTTGTCAAGACTCCACCACTGGAAGAACCAAGCTCATCATTCATGAAAACCTTACGAACAAGGCTAACAGCCTCAGCAGCACATGAAACCCAGAGTTCAACACCAGCATTGTAGAAAGCTCTGGAATTGGCTAAAAGAAGCAAAGAAAGGCACTCAAAAACATGCTTGAATAACCTATCAGACTCTTCCTTGAGCAATGAGCTATCACCATCAAACAGAAGCAACGCATGGTGCAAGACACGGGTAACGGCTCGCAGTAGATTCGAGGAAACGCCAACGGACGGCTTCTGTAAGCAGAATCTGAGAACAGCCCAACATCTGTAATCCAAACATGAGTCACAAAATTCCGCGTTTCGTTTACTACTCTCAAAAGAGATCAAATGGAGCTGAATCCAATCAATCAGAAAGGACACAAGACGGGGGATCCCAACGACCTCCGCGCCTTGATCATCACCATCACCAATCAAGCTCACGTAATCAAAAGCAATCTCGATCTTCCTGCACAAAACACAACCCTTATCGGATTCAACGAAACTGAAAGGGAAAACAAATATGCAATTTCTTGGTGTAAAGAAGGGACCTTTGAATAGGGATATCTTTAATCTGGAGGGAAAGGATGAGATCGAGATTCGCCCAGGCTCCTCTCTGATctgttatcttcttcttctttctgagCTCGGCActcgcttctcctcctcctcctcctccatcttgcTCCTGGGGTTCTGGGGGATGGACGTGAGACCGTTTCCGCTTACTGGTGCCAGGGTTTTCTGAGAGGATCGGGACGGCGTTCGCCATGACCGAGCTCGAGACCGTAGCAGGAGGGTTCACGAAGCCGTTGGTAGGGTTTCTTGAGCCGGTTTTGAAAGGACGGGGCAGAGGGGTCTAAATATTCGTGAAAGGAAAGATCTGAATCGTTGGATGTTGAATCTAACGGCCAGGATGGTTTAGCCGAAGCGACGGCGCTGCAATTAATGGCTGTATCAGGAATACATATGCCGTGAGATTTGTGATTGCGATCTCGACGAGCaagatcggaagaagcgattagagCAAACCATCGAAATAAAAGCCTTTTTTATTTAAACAAAATGAGAtaacaaatattatttatatCCTAAAAATTATCTTACTATTTTAACAAACATGAAAACAAATCATACCATGTTAACAatagaaataaaatttaattacctaaaaaataatatatgatatattaattaaaattaaataaagattatccatttataattttgaaaaatgggTATGGATGATTAAAAGTTTAGCGAACCTTTCCTTTCTTTGCTGCCGCCTCTCAAACCTCTTCATCGTCAACGAACATTGCATGGTTGCCATTGGAAGAACGAGTTCAGCCTTTTCCTTTTGTGAGCTGAATTCTTAGCTTAAATACTCTAAATAAGTCATTGCATAGTTGCCATTGGACGAATGAGTTCAGCCTTTTCCTTTTGTCAGCTGAATTCTAGCTTAAAATCTCTAAATAAGTTTGCGTTCAATCTGCAGATTCTATCTACAGTTCTTGTAATCTTTGCCTTTTTGATTCAAGACCACAGTGTTTCTTCTTAGTTTTCCTTCGTACGACCATCtcatgcttatatatatatagaagaaaaGCATGTGTTTTCTGCGAAGAAAAGATTCATCATAGATGATAAATCCAAGAACAGAGATACTGCAAGCACTCAAAACCTAAACAGAATTTCCATATCTCCCTTCTAATTAACGATCTTGCATGTTTTGGATGCACGAAACAACTTGGTCCATGTACAGAATAAATCTTGAAGAAGGATCCTGTCGCCGACAACTTGCCATGTTGGCGCTTGCTCTATGAACATTAAACGCGCTCCGTTGCTGCGAGGCTAGCAGACGAcgacgccgccgcctcctcctcctttgcGGGCTCGGAATTTGCTGCTCCACTCTCTCCTATTTCGAGAGCAAGGTTGAGCGGAGCTCCCGCAGACGGGTATACCCGCTTGCTCGACCCCTCCGTCGCTGTCCCATCGGCCCGCCGCCTCACCGAGAACGTCCGCAGCAGGAACCCCCACCGACCGCTCCGCCCCCCTCGGTACCCCCTGCTCCCGCTCGCCTCCCCGCGGGCTCGCGCTTCCGCCACGCTCGCCGCCCGCCGGAGCCCCGCTGCCGTGAAGATTTCCTGCCTTACGTGCCCCGGGAGCCGCAGCGTGTACCGGTCCACCTCCTCACCCTTGTGCCCCGTCGAGTGCCATCTCCGGTACCCCACCGCCGGCAGCCGCCCCCCCTCGAGATCTCCTTCCACCGTCGCTCCGACGTCCTCCGTAGGCGTGGATTCGCAGGCTGCGTCGGCGGCGTCCGCGGGCTCCGGCTCCGCGAGGTTGGCCCGGCAGACGGGACAGGTGACGTGGGTGCCTAGCCAGACGTCGATACAGTCGACGTGGAACACGTGGCAGCATCTAGGGAGCAACCGGAGGGTGTCGTCGTGGGCGAACTCGGAGAGGCAGACGGCGCATTCCAGCGCGCCCTTCCCTTTCTTGTGCTCCTTTGCCTCCGCATACGCCATGGTGGGGAACGAAGCGAGCACCTCGGGGTCGAGCCCTCGCCGCGCCGCT belongs to Musa acuminata AAA Group cultivar baxijiao chromosome BXJ3-5, Cavendish_Baxijiao_AAA, whole genome shotgun sequence and includes:
- the LOC135638105 gene encoding uncharacterized protein LOC135638105 isoform X1 gives rise to the protein MANAVPILSENPGTSKRKRSHVHPPEPQEQDGGGGGGEASAELRKKKKITDQRGAWANLDLILSLQIKDIPIQRKIEIAFDYVSLIGDGDDQGAEVVGIPRLVSFLIDWIQLHLISFESSKRNAEFCDSCLDYRCWAVLRFCLQKPSVGVSSNLLRAVTRVLHHALLLFDGDSSLLKEESDRLFKHVFECLSLLLLANSRAFYNAGVELWVSCAAEAVSLVRKVFMNDELGSSSGGVLTSLSSLLLEDFVGFLRFHPNPRNVFGAFVDRLLEPLLELLVLLQLRVNEGKCQEAHNLLRIVKEVLSIGVFHPAHINGLLCLKSSNAEEGRRLKGINESYHRHFFRRLEKMIAEKKAVSLGGFGYLLCLFINEVRSKKNASLASKVNNASGRHTEIPEKAEETSKPLFGVFTQFLEPLVLECKRCAELDLSQDKELLEIRLVEGHCMLKSVNETLTIFIDEKIYMPTEDTSEESYFNFLKHIYDIIVYISGKIYLFWLSVLHVDNVRIKRILPLLAKEIFVSVGYFLEIEYKAVGNDLVELWLMIFAYLNVQMPLADTKPCSLLVSGILKLSCQVINIYGELRQVNSPIFALCRAVRLFAVASDAESTGKSVFVASSPLSAEICLKSMTALLMSDSFRLAISNSIKSIPERQANGCILQLNTDITNSLEWIKHGSVRNGIFLGETSTLNSCMLHLGMQAELLGKVLSEIYTIVLDSLMITSTNSVLVGNSVDNLMKSIRPSFSCLVQNPLDGVSSSIHYISGRKLSNHELPEHQNESQSIPISISWFFVFLFRMYTSCRSLYRQSISLMPPNSAKKASEAIGNIFYVCSGIEWRNNWKSLDDGYFSWIVRPSISLLDVIQSLSDVFFSNSSPVYAPLVYVFHAMAIQRLNDLDRMLKAYEFLQEDSQLSQVPLENLDMQKLSKQLNRLIATSRKEAVKVTKFLSGYLPLLASEGKCICSQSFKTGEVKSLPPDEGTLDENSLPSQIWRFLCQNINIWCSHASNKYLKMFLSHLLLYSLPCGGPVREPCIGETLCNKVDMHQIALELISDSALYEQAVLSKHLTSKLCQVLKKSFTFLINHDSTSCKDMYSLSEWSEILTTLIQGPAVDMGGRHALPTSLSASNLVHSDISCTIPSGRQSGLSFHMQLKVCEDLLYLFCKMPGVHVTATSFVDYATYILNLERLVISNLLTSRESLVNGDNLFELWRLFISCRRAMKHLVVASVENAEIPEASYLLTVFNHSTILWLLKTADELVGLPHAFFGEKYFSQMKTMTFSLVDHTSYIFLTVGKQLMSTALQSIINNEKLHMKLPLHYDKTRKDAYNVIDQHIVTSENVEPWKYLELLAEILADQIRNSTVILKDMGHALKEEIDHNILSLNKLSCVISCLQGFLWGLASTSDSIGIDHVTDKQQSQSLRFNHSCLSRLSNYIVLFENFVYSCISIFIVDDGQDSETHPTHNLPYNNSLYRNVLIESASGCSHHHEPFSVGEQGARSKCSACYRIDIKDSSDDEHTKNSSVKKERSSDSHKKWVINAFRAVQNVDLSNLQNLRGSFLQNLLEGESPHLAFMVRQLFLASAAILKLKCTLLFSNSLKPHGNFYYLSSKSMGLLVQTSHIILQGIAEMVGRPNPFTFVWVDGPLKYLEVVGNYISLSDPTLTKDVYAQLLDIHLRVIGKCISLQGKSATLSSHETGSNTKMLQRETHVSVHKKQSLVGEYSINEFKSQLRLSFRKFIGRPVKLQLRTAVQAIERALIGTPQGCHMVYEVRTGNFDGGTVSPNVAGGIDCLDMVLEYVSEQKQVIKENISSLLGCLFNIVLHLQQPKIFYIEKLPYNKTEINPDSGSVVLMCVEVLTTIAGKHSFQMDTCHASQCLQIPMVLFRDFSHLKDSHDCSLSTSIPEAGPFHDVHDSNVDRQFSIDLYTSCCKLLYTTLKHRTRKVEQCVAVLQDSVITLLNCLENFDTNSHSRKGYFTWDVQEAVKCASFLRRIYEEIRQQKDALGRHSIYFLSSYINVYSGYGPFQTGIKREIDEALRPGIYSLIDICTASDIQQLHTVLDESSCRSTLSTLLHDYQLDFQYEGKV